The Lewinellaceae bacterium DNA window TCAATACCTGGATGACCGTGCTCAGAAAGGATTTAATGTACTGCAGGTCATGGTACTTCATGAACTTGATGTCACCAATTATGACGGGCGTCCGGCATTAATCGATAAGGACATAACAAAACCCAATATCACCAGAGGCAGCAACCCCGGTAACCAGTTAGCTTATGATTATTGGGATCATATGGATTTCATCATCACTCAGGCCGAAAGGCGGGGAATTTACATGGCTTTGGTTCCTATCTGGGGTGATATAGTAAAAAAGGGTGTCGTTTCGACTTCTCAGGCAGCAGAATATACCACCTGGCTGGTAAAAAGGTACCGGTCAAGGTCCAACATCATCTGGCTCAATGGTGGTGATGTCCGGGGAGATCAATATACCATCATCTGGGATACCATCGGACGTGTGATCCGCAAGTATGACAACCAGCATTTAATTGCATTTCATCCCTTCGGCAGGACCAGTTCGTCCTGGTGGTTTCAGCATGCGGAATGGCTGGATATCAATGAATTTCAATCAGGACATCAAGACTATGATCAGGACAAAAGTGAACCGGCCTACGGTGAGGATAACTGGAAGTACATCCGGGACGATTACTCCAAACTACCCATAAAGCCTACCCTTGACGGAGAACCTTCCTATGAAGCCATACCCCATGGACTTCATGACGGGAATCAGCCGTATTGGACGGCCGATGATGTAAGACGTTATGCATACTGGTCCGTTTTCGCAGGTGGGTGCGGGTTCACTTATGGGCACAATGCGATCATGCAGATGCATAAACCGGAAGATGCCAATCCTGCCTTCAGTGTCCGTGAATACTGGAACGAGGCACTGAACGCCCCAGGAGCTGCACAAATGCAGTATCTGAAAAAACTTATTCTTTCCAAATCGTTCTTTGACCGCATTCCGGATCAGTCTATATTGGTTGAACCGGAACGATTAAAGCACGGTTACCAGGCCGCAACCCGGGGCGAGGATTATGCATAGATTTATAGTTATGATGGGAGCTCAATTGAGGTTTACCTTGGAAAGGTTTCCGGAGGTCAGGTTGTGGCAAAATGGTTAAATCCCCGCACCGGTGAGATCACCTCCATAGGGAAATATGAAAATTCAGGCTCCCGGATATTTAAACCCACCGGACCACAGGGCGATGGAAACGATTGGGTGTTGATCCTGGAATCTGTTGAATGAAAATTCCTAAACCAACACCCCTTATTTTCAGGTCAGTTATCCTGTTTATTATTCGACTTGCGGGCTGGCGTAGTCTTATTGCCTGACTTCGCCCTGTTGCTGCTTCCTGAGCGCGTGCTGCTACCGGGTTTAGTCCCGGTCGACTTGCGAACATTGGAAGACGATGGCTTATTGATCGGTTTCATGGTCTTCTGTGCGGGCTGAGTGCTGGATTTTCTAGGTGATTGTACGTTGGATCCGGTTCTTCCGGTCTCCTTTCTTACCGGTGGATTGTTCCGGTATTCTGACGAGCGCGGAGCTGTAGTTCGATTTGTGTTGCGGTTCACTTCAGTGCCGGAATTCCGTGGTTGGTTCACTTTGGGAGTAGTCCTCTCGGATGGTTGAGAGCGGTAATTCGGTTGATTGGTGCGCTCAGAAGGACTGGCACTCCTGTTAGGGGCTGAAGTCCTTTGCCGGGGCTGGACTTCCGTCCCTGGCCGGTCCAATTGGCTCCGGTTGGGAGCTTCCTGACGAGGCCGTTCCTGATTACGGTTAACTTCCCTGCGCGGATCTGCCTCCCTGGTATCTGAACGAAGCCGGGCGGGATTGTCTCTTCCTGTTGGCTGATTGTAATTGGGATGATTTCGCCCCTGGTATTCGCGCACCCTTTGATTCCGGACATGGACATCATTGCTGTACCGGCGATACGGGGTGTAAAAATGATGCACTCGCGGCGCCCGGTAATAGTTCACGACATGACAATACCGGTGATATGGCCTGACCCTGTTGATGTAAATATTCCAGGTAAACGGACGCCAGCTAACCCACCAGGTCGGATAATAGTGCCACCGGTAGGGTGAAGCGTAGACGACGTAATCGCGACCGAAGATCTGTTGTACGACCGGCCAGTAATAAACATTTACGTAATTATCGGAGATGTACTCGCCGTTGCCAGCTGAACGGCTGCCTTCGAATGGCTCGACAATCATTTCAGGCCCGTACAAGTCTTCATCACCGATGATTTGCAAAAGGGCGCTTCGTGAGCCGGTACGTTCGATTTCTATTACTGCAACATCCTGTACATCATACCGGCTGACCGGATCCTGCAGGATGATCAGGTGGTAATCCCCTTGTCGGCGGTGTTCAACCCGGATGTAGTCGATCCTTCCATCTCCATCCAGATCAAGATTATTGACATACGCATCCTGGGAGTTGATCCTGCGTTCGAAGTCGCTGAGAGATCGTGATGCCTTAAATACTTCAATCGTACCTTCCAGGCTGAAAAAATCACCGTCGTAACCGGTGCGATCATCGTAGGCATATTGTGCATGGGTTACTGCAAGCACCATAGCGGATAATATGGCGGTAACGATTAGCCTTTTCATATCTTCAGTTATTTAGTCAAGTTGGCAGGAAAACATCCCTACTAATGATATTAAGGCTATTGAGGCTTAGGAAGTTAGCTATGTAAGAGGGTTTAGTTAAAGCTTAACGTGTATGTTATGAAAATGTGATCGGAATGGTCTTTATTCGGGCTTTCTTATCACGTGAAACATCCGCTATCCTCCCTGTAAATGGGATCGTCATGACTCAACGGCCGGTTGAAACAAGGAAATCCGTTACTTCCAAAACATATTCCCTACCCCCCTGCTGAACGAGGCTTCGGCCCGATGAATGGTAATAAAGCGGTTCATAAACAAAAAAACACACCACCTATTGTGTAGTCACATAACTACATATATATTTGTAGTCAAATGGCTACATTATGCAAATGAGACGAGATGTTTTTCAGGCCATCGCCGATCCGACGAGACGGGCCATCCTGTTGTTGGTAGCTACACAATCGCTGACCGCCGGGGCCATCGCAGCCAATTTTGATACTGCACGGCCTACCGTATCCAAGCACCTCCAGATACTCACGGAATGCGAACTCCTGAACCAGGAGCAGCAGGGACGAGAGATCTATTACCAGCTTAATCCTCGAAGAATGAAAGAAGTCGCCGACTTTATCGAACCCTTCCGGTTATTCTGGGATGACCGGTTCAACAAACTGGAATCCATTATGAAAAATCATCAATCCAAACAATAAACACTTATGGAACGCAAAACCCAGGTACATGCCGAAGACGGCAGACAGGAAATCCTGATCACCAGAGAATTCGACCTGCCCGTTGATTTACTTTTCAAAGCTTACATCGAACCGGAGATCGTAGAGCAATGGATGGGCACCAAGGTGCTGAAACTGGAAAACAAACGTCAGGGAGGCTACCTGTTTGAGACCACCGATCCCATGGGAAACAAACACCTTTTCAGCGGCGTCATTCATGAAATAGAATCCGGCAAGAAAATTACCAGGACCTTTGAAATGGAAAATACTCCCTTTCCGGTGCAACTCGAATACCTGGAATTTGAAGCCTTAACCGAGCAAACCAGCGTATTAAAGATGCAGATGGTTTTTAAATCGGTTGCATTCCGCGATCAGCTTCTGAAAATGCCATTTGCCCAGGGAATTAACATGGCACATAATCGGCTGGAAAAAATTGTCCGCTCATTAAATGCTCAATAATTCGTCATCAAGCAATCTTTAAAAATCACCTGAAAATCAAAACTTATGAACATTGCATTATGGATTTTACAAGCATTACTCGCCTTGCATACCCTCGTAGGCGCCATCTGGAAGTTCTCCAATTCTGAACAAACCGTGGGCCCGCTGGCGGGCATTCCGCATGGTATCTGGCAAGCCCTGAGTATCGTCGAAATTATTGCAGCCATCGGACTGGTCCTGCCAGTCATCAACAAGCGTTTTGGCCGTTATGTCCCCCTGGCTGCCCTGTTTGTTACTGCCGAAATGATATTTTTCTCGATTGTTTTGCTGGCTTCCGGCGCAACGGATTATAATCCCATGTATTATTGGCTGGTGGTGGCCGCCATTTGTATTTTTATCGCCTACGGCAGAATGCGCTTAAACCCGATCCGTTAATTTCAACCAGGTTTTAATCTTACATAAAATTCACACTTTATATCTGATAAATAAAATTGAAACCATGAGCCATCCAGAATTAACCAGCGAGCAAAAAACCGCATTAATAAAAATATTGCAGGCACGATTTAAGAAAAACATGCAGCGCCATGAAGGCCTGGAATGGCTAACCGTTCAAAAGGTACTGGAAGCCAACCCAGGTAAATTATGGTCGTTGTTTCAAATGGAAGAGACCGGAGGAGAACCTGATGTGGTGGGCGTGGATCCTGCATCCGGATCCTTCCTCTTCAACGATTGTGCAGACGAAAGTCCCAAAGGACGCCGAAGCCTGTGTTATGATCGCGCTGCCTGGGACTCGAGAAAAGAACACAAACCCAAAGACAGTGCCATGGAGATGGCCGACGCCATGGGTATTCAAATACTTACAGAGGAAGAATACCGTGCGCTTCAACAATTGGGAGCTTTTGATCTGAAAACGTCCAGCTGGGTCAAAACTTCTGAAAAAATCAGGAAATTAGGGGGTGCCCTGTTTTGCGATCGACGTTTTGATACCGTTTTTTTGTACCATAATGGTGCAGAATCGTATTATGCGGCACGTGGATTCCGAGGTAAGCTTATCGTCTGATCAAGACTGTTAAACAAAAATATTTGTATGAATAAAGTCGATGCGTTCCTGTTGAAAGCCAAGCAATGGCGCGATGAATTCGAAGCATTACGGGAAATTGTCCTTGCATGCGACTTAACTGAAGACTTCAAATGGATGCATCCCTGTTATACGTACCAGGGGGCCAACATTGTGGTGATCCATGGATTTAAGGAATACTGTGCCTTACTCTTTTTTAAAGGAGCGTTGCTGGAAGACACCCATAACCTGCTGATCCAGCAAACCGAAAATGTCCAGTCCGCACGTCAAATCCGCTTCACCGGTCTGGATCAGATCAAAAAGTTAGCACCGGTACTGCAAACCTATATTTATCAGGCAATCGAAGTGGAAAGGGCGGGTCTGAAAGTGGAATTAAAAAAGACCTCAGAATATAATATGCCTGAAGAATTCCAGGACAAACTGGATAACATGCCGGAGTTAAAAAAGGCATTTGATGCGCTGACGCCGGGCAGGCAGCGAGGCTATCTCTATTATTTCTCTCAGGCGAAACAAGCCAAAACAAGGATAGCAAGGGTCGAAAAATGGATCCCGCAAATATTGGCCGGAAAAGGAATAGACGACTAAGTACGAATTAACCAGGATTTTTCAGACACTCTTTTACCCAGTTCCTCTTGCATCCGGGAGCTATTATTGATTGCCACGCCTGAAAATGGAGTCACCTATTTTTGGGTCTCCCTGGCCACAATTTCTTTGTCTGGCCGGACTGGCCTCTCATTCTTCCAATAATCACTATCTTATGCAACCAAGCCAGTAATTGATGCTATTAAACATTTCTTTTCATTTTGATTACTTTCCACTGCTGGTTGTAGCGGCAATTGCCTGGGGCACCCCTATCCTGCTCACATTATTCAAATTAAAAAAGATACCCTCGGTCATCTTCGAGATTATTTTCGGGTACTTTATTGGTAGAATTCTGCTACAGGACATCGACCATGAGAGTATGCGGATCCTGGAGTATTTTGCGCTTACGGGGTTTATTTTTTTAATGTTTCTCGGTGGCCTGGAGATCGATGTAGACCAAATCCTGGCCTCGCTACCCAGGAAGCGTTTTTCGTATAAACAATTTATCCAAAACCCGCTTTTGGTTGGCCTCACGTATTTCCTGCTTTCTATTGTGCTGGCTTATCTGGGGACGGTATTGCTTGCCCAATACATCAACATTCCTCACATCTGGTATTTTGCGCTGATCATGGTGACCACATCTGTTGGTATTGTAGTACCCGTACTCAAGGAGCGGGATGAGATTAAAAATCACTACGGGCAAATGATCATCATCGCTGCAGCCATTGCCGATATTTTCAGCATCATCCTGTTCACCTTCACCGCATTTATCATTAAAAATGGGTTTCAATTAGAGCTTTTATACATCCTGGGATTATTTGTCATATTCGTTATTGCCTACCTGATCGGCAACCGGCTGAAGAATATTCCAGTCATGAAAAAGCTCGCTTTTCAATTGTCGCACGCGGCATCCCAGATTCGCATCCGGGGCAGCATTTTGCTGATCATGCTTTTTGTGGTGGTCGCACAGTTTATCGATGAAGAGGCCGTGCTCCTTGGAGCATTCCTGATTGGGCTGATCCTCTCATCCATGCTTCACCGGGAACGGTCCGTCATGCTGCTCAAATTGGATGGTATGGGCTATGGATTCTTCATTCCCATCTTCTTCATCATGGTAGGTGTCGAATTCGATCCCAGCGCATTGAAGGAATTTGATCAGTCGCTCTTTGGGTTCCTGGCTTTGCTGCTGATCACCTTGTTCCTGGTCAAAATCATCCCTTCCATCCTGTGGAAGCCTGTATTCGGGACTAAACAAGCCATTGCCGGAGGCTTTTTAATGTCTTCCCGCCTAAGCCTGATCATAGCGGCCTCGTCCATCGGATTGGAGATGGGAGTGATCACGCCCGGTATCAACGCCAGTTTTATCATCATGGCCATCATCACCTGTTTCTCATCTCCATTTATTTTCAACTGGTTGTCCCCGGTTAATTTACTGTTCGGTGACAAAACGATCATTGTAGGCGGTAGCAGCACTGCAGTTGTATTGGCAAGAAGGTTATCGATGAATGGCAAGAAATCCATCATTCTGGAAATTGATTCCGTGCGAGCCGCCGATATCAAAAACAAAGGGCTACAATGCTTGCAGGCAGATGGTGAAAAAATCACTACCTATCAGGATCTAAAGCTTCGGCCATCTGATTTTGTGATTGTTGAAACCGGATCCCCGGAGAAGAATTATAAAATATCCAAGATGTTGCGCAATGAGCTCATGCACGACAACATCATCACACGTTCCAGCACCTCAGCCATCGAGCATAAATTAAAAACGCTGGGTGTAAAAACCATCGATGTGGTTGGCGTGGTTGCAACAACATTTGAAAATCTGATCCTGCGACCCACCACCTATCATGCATTGGTCGAATCTTTTGATAAC harbors:
- a CDS encoding winged helix-turn-helix transcriptional regulator — its product is MQMRRDVFQAIADPTRRAILLLVATQSLTAGAIAANFDTARPTVSKHLQILTECELLNQEQQGREIYYQLNPRRMKEVADFIEPFRLFWDDRFNKLESIMKNHQSKQ
- a CDS encoding SRPBCC domain-containing protein; the encoded protein is MERKTQVHAEDGRQEILITREFDLPVDLLFKAYIEPEIVEQWMGTKVLKLENKRQGGYLFETTDPMGNKHLFSGVIHEIESGKKITRTFEMENTPFPVQLEYLEFEALTEQTSVLKMQMVFKSVAFRDQLLKMPFAQGINMAHNRLEKIVRSLNAQ
- a CDS encoding DoxX family protein, which translates into the protein MNIALWILQALLALHTLVGAIWKFSNSEQTVGPLAGIPHGIWQALSIVEIIAAIGLVLPVINKRFGRYVPLAALFVTAEMIFFSIVLLASGATDYNPMYYWLVVAAICIFIAYGRMRLNPIR
- a CDS encoding DUF4256 domain-containing protein — translated: MSHPELTSEQKTALIKILQARFKKNMQRHEGLEWLTVQKVLEANPGKLWSLFQMEETGGEPDVVGVDPASGSFLFNDCADESPKGRRSLCYDRAAWDSRKEHKPKDSAMEMADAMGIQILTEEEYRALQQLGAFDLKTSSWVKTSEKIRKLGGALFCDRRFDTVFLYHNGAESYYAARGFRGKLIV
- a CDS encoding YdeI/OmpD-associated family protein, which codes for MNKVDAFLLKAKQWRDEFEALREIVLACDLTEDFKWMHPCYTYQGANIVVIHGFKEYCALLFFKGALLEDTHNLLIQQTENVQSARQIRFTGLDQIKKLAPVLQTYIYQAIEVERAGLKVELKKTSEYNMPEEFQDKLDNMPELKKAFDALTPGRQRGYLYYFSQAKQAKTRIARVEKWIPQILAGKGIDD
- a CDS encoding monovalent cation:proton antiporter family protein: MLLNISFHFDYFPLLVVAAIAWGTPILLTLFKLKKIPSVIFEIIFGYFIGRILLQDIDHESMRILEYFALTGFIFLMFLGGLEIDVDQILASLPRKRFSYKQFIQNPLLVGLTYFLLSIVLAYLGTVLLAQYINIPHIWYFALIMVTTSVGIVVPVLKERDEIKNHYGQMIIIAAAIADIFSIILFTFTAFIIKNGFQLELLYILGLFVIFVIAYLIGNRLKNIPVMKKLAFQLSHAASQIRIRGSILLIMLFVVVAQFIDEEAVLLGAFLIGLILSSMLHRERSVMLLKLDGMGYGFFIPIFFIMVGVEFDPSALKEFDQSLFGFLALLLITLFLVKIIPSILWKPVFGTKQAIAGGFLMSSRLSLIIAASSIGLEMGVITPGINASFIIMAIITCFSSPFIFNWLSPVNLLFGDKTIIVGGSSTAVVLARRLSMNGKKSIILEIDSVRAADIKNKGLQCLQADGEKITTYQDLKLRPSDFVIVETGSPEKNYKISKMLRNELMHDNIITRSSTSAIEHKLKTLGVKTIDVVGVVATTFENLILRPTTYHALVESFDNFSVEEVLITNQEIDGRQLKEIPFHKDAILMMVKRDKTFYIPHGETYFRTGDIMHVFGTQTALMDTREKMGMEDLRWKI